In Felis catus isolate Fca126 chromosome A3, F.catus_Fca126_mat1.0, whole genome shotgun sequence, a single genomic region encodes these proteins:
- the LOC101092842 gene encoding N-acylneuraminate-9-phosphatase isoform X2, which yields MRGWRWQRRSWNGTRAGGGMVLNQVIKLLQSKYHYKEEAKTICDKVQVKLSKECFHPSSTCITDLRTLHWEEAIQETKGGAANRILAEECYFLWKSTRLQHMILAEDVKAMLTELRKEVRLLLLTNGDCQTQREKIEACACQSYFDAIVVGGEQKEEKPSPSIFYYCCSLLGVQPGDCVMVGDTLETDIQGGLNAGLKATVWINKNGIMPLKSSPMPHYIISSVLELPAVLQSIDCTVSMSA from the exons ATGCGCGGGTGGCGGTGGCAGAGGCGGAGTTGGAACGGTACGCGCGCGGGTGGCGGAATGGTCTTGAACCAG gtGATAAAGCTCTTACAATCAAAATACCATTACAAAGAAGAAGCTAAAACCATCTGTGACAAAGTGCAAGTTAAACTCAGCAAGGAATGTTTTCATCCTTCCAGTACTTGCATTACTGATCTCAGGACTTTACATTGGGAAGAAGCAATCCAGGAAACGAAGGGTGGTGCAGCCAATAGGATATTGGCTGAAGAATGTTATTTCCTGTGGAAATCTACACGTTTACAGCATATGATACTAGCAGAAGATGTCAAAGCCATGCTCACTGAACTTCGAAAGGAGGTCCGCCTACTTTTACTGACAAATGGAGACTGCCAGACCCAAAGGGAGAAGATCGAGGCTTGTGCCTGCCAGTCCTATTTTGATGCTATTGTTGTAGGTGGagagcagaaagaagagaaaccatCACCTTCCATATTTTATTACTGCTGTAGTCTCCTTGGAGTACAGCCTGGGGACTGTGTGATGGTTGGTGACACACTAGAAACTGATATACAAGGAGGTCTTAATGCAGGGCTAAAAGCAACAGTctggataaataaaaatggaataatgcCACTGAAGTCATCCCCCATGCCACATTATATAATTTCTTCTGTGCTAGAGTTACCTGCTGTCTTACAAAGTATAGACTGCACAGTCAGTATGTCAGCTTAA
- the LOC101092842 gene encoding N-acylneuraminate-9-phosphatase isoform X1 → MRGWRWQRRSWNGTRAGGGMVLNQVRAVFFDLDNTLIDTAGASRKGMLEVIKLLQSKYHYKEEAKTICDKVQVKLSKECFHPSSTCITDLRTLHWEEAIQETKGGAANRILAEECYFLWKSTRLQHMILAEDVKAMLTELRKEVRLLLLTNGDCQTQREKIEACACQSYFDAIVVGGEQKEEKPSPSIFYYCCSLLGVQPGDCVMVGDTLETDIQGGLNAGLKATVWINKNGIMPLKSSPMPHYIISSVLELPAVLQSIDCTVSMSA, encoded by the exons ATGCGCGGGTGGCGGTGGCAGAGGCGGAGTTGGAACGGTACGCGCGCGGGTGGCGGAATGGTCTTGAACCAGGTACGGGCCGTTTTCTTTGATCTGGACAACACGCTCATCGACACGGCCGGGGCGAGTAGAAAAGGCATGTTGGAG gtGATAAAGCTCTTACAATCAAAATACCATTACAAAGAAGAAGCTAAAACCATCTGTGACAAAGTGCAAGTTAAACTCAGCAAGGAATGTTTTCATCCTTCCAGTACTTGCATTACTGATCTCAGGACTTTACATTGGGAAGAAGCAATCCAGGAAACGAAGGGTGGTGCAGCCAATAGGATATTGGCTGAAGAATGTTATTTCCTGTGGAAATCTACACGTTTACAGCATATGATACTAGCAGAAGATGTCAAAGCCATGCTCACTGAACTTCGAAAGGAGGTCCGCCTACTTTTACTGACAAATGGAGACTGCCAGACCCAAAGGGAGAAGATCGAGGCTTGTGCCTGCCAGTCCTATTTTGATGCTATTGTTGTAGGTGGagagcagaaagaagagaaaccatCACCTTCCATATTTTATTACTGCTGTAGTCTCCTTGGAGTACAGCCTGGGGACTGTGTGATGGTTGGTGACACACTAGAAACTGATATACAAGGAGGTCTTAATGCAGGGCTAAAAGCAACAGTctggataaataaaaatggaataatgcCACTGAAGTCATCCCCCATGCCACATTATATAATTTCTTCTGTGCTAGAGTTACCTGCTGTCTTACAAAGTATAGACTGCACAGTCAGTATGTCAGCTTAA